Part of the Flavobacterium alkalisoli genome is shown below.
ATCTCCCCTAACGGAACTTTTTGTGACTTCCGTTTAAAAAAGCCGAAAAGGCCCGAAGCCTTTTCTTTATATTCATAAATCTTAAATTTATTCATTTCTACTCATCATCATCGTCATCACCTTCCTCGTCATCAAACTCAAAAAAGTAGGGTTCAATCATAATTCTGTCGGCAAGCAGTTCAACCCTTTCGGTAATTATATCGGTAAAGAAAATTCGCTGCATTTTCCCCATACTATTGGAAAGCCTGCTTATTTTAGGTTCCTGTCTGTTTTTAAGCAGAATTTCTGTATCATCTACTACAAACATCTTAAGCTGGTTTACATCAAACCCTGCACCACTAAACATATCGTTTAGTTTATTAGGTGTACCTATAAGCACATCTATACCTATAGATATCTGGTTTTTGTCTTCGTCTATATCCGTTTGGTCATACACGCCATACACCCTTAAATCGGTAAACTTACCCAGAGTCTCAAATATCTCAAGCATTTCAAGCACCTTCGCTTTGTCCTGCACCATAATAAGGGCACGGGGCGACTGTTCAAAGGCTTTTTGAAGCTTTTGTATCACATTAATAACAATAGTTGTGGTTTTGCTTCCGC
Proteins encoded:
- a CDS encoding DEAD/DEAH box helicase; its protein translation is MFLKKIYDKLSEGIELAGFTEPTELQKESFGTIKSGADCVLAMPDGGSKTTTIVINVIQKLQKAFEQSPRALIMVQDKAKVLEMLEIFETLGKFTDLRVYGVYDQTDIDEDKNQISIGIDVLIGTPNKLNDMFSGAGFDVNQLKMFVVDDTEILLKNRQEPKISRLSNSMGKMQRIFFTDIITERVELLADRIMIEPYFFEFDDEEGDDDDDE